From a region of the Thermus caldilimi genome:
- a CDS encoding flagellar protein FliT translates to MIRLNLLPKNLRRRIEPGWWRLAAGAFALLTLSLLGFLHYTAYTELTLAKQERDALKAEVEALKPFIAEQNRLQQERKALEALLAIREGLKKNFVPWSEYLAAFIRQIPQQGGRLPVALRSVGTRAIPEDEANRMAQAGTYDGKKVQVEFTVQGEALNQNALVGFVRAFETSPRFGIEFQGASLDQNRGLYTFSARVGLVGGGESAR, encoded by the coding sequence TTGATTAGGCTTAACCTTCTCCCCAAAAACCTGCGCCGCCGTATTGAACCGGGTTGGTGGCGTCTGGCAGCGGGGGCCTTTGCCCTGCTGACCCTTTCCCTTTTGGGCTTTCTCCACTACACCGCCTACACCGAACTTACCCTGGCCAAGCAGGAAAGGGATGCCCTGAAAGCGGAGGTGGAGGCCTTAAAACCCTTCATCGCCGAACAAAACCGCCTCCAGCAGGAGAGGAAGGCCCTCGAGGCCCTCCTCGCCATCCGGGAAGGCCTTAAGAAGAACTTTGTCCCCTGGTCCGAGTACCTGGCGGCCTTTATCCGGCAAATCCCTCAGCAAGGCGGACGCCTCCCCGTGGCCCTGCGCTCCGTGGGTACCCGGGCCATTCCCGAGGACGAGGCCAACCGGATGGCTCAAGCCGGGACCTATGACGGCAAAAAGGTCCAGGTGGAGTTCACCGTGCAGGGGGAAGCCCTGAACCAAAACGCCCTGGTGGGCTTCGTGCGGGCTTTTGAAACCTCGCCCCGATTCGGCATAGAGTTCCAGGGGGCTTCCCTGGACCAGAACCGGGGGCTTTACACCTTTAGCGCCCGGGTGGGCCTGGTGGGAGGTGGGGAAAGTGCTCGCTAG
- a CDS encoding type 4a pilus biogenesis protein PilO: MLARLGQREWALIAIALTLVVALLWYFLLIVPMRQETESVRQEIGALIPERDKGRQAQRALPELRATIAELQAERQAFLRALPKEERLSQVLNEILTEALRSGVTVRSFTRSPTSAPVPEVRAVNLALSLEAPFPETYAYLKRLEGLSRFSSLSGLNLSVQGQDLNPLLSTSLTLTLYMLAKDLGQPQENPQAQGAPSPQTGQGGGR; this comes from the coding sequence GTGCTCGCTAGATTGGGACAGCGGGAGTGGGCCCTGATCGCCATCGCCCTCACCTTGGTGGTGGCCCTCCTCTGGTACTTTCTCCTCATCGTCCCCATGCGTCAGGAAACGGAAAGCGTGCGCCAGGAGATAGGCGCCCTTATCCCCGAGCGGGATAAAGGAAGGCAAGCCCAGCGCGCCCTTCCAGAACTCCGGGCCACCATCGCTGAGCTGCAAGCCGAGCGCCAAGCCTTTCTGAGGGCGCTTCCCAAGGAGGAACGGCTTTCCCAGGTTCTGAACGAGATCCTGACCGAAGCCCTAAGGAGCGGGGTCACGGTGCGCTCCTTCACCCGCTCCCCCACCTCGGCTCCGGTACCGGAGGTACGAGCGGTGAACCTGGCCCTTTCCCTCGAGGCGCCCTTCCCCGAAACCTATGCCTACCTGAAGCGCCTGGAAGGACTTTCCCGTTTCAGCTCCCTTTCCGGGCTCAACCTCAGCGTCCAGGGCCAGGACTTGAATCCCCTTCTTTCCACCAGCTTGACCCTTACCCTCTACATGCTGGCCAAGGACCTCGGCCAACCCCAGGAAAACCCCCAGGCACAGGGGGCTCCATCCCCGCAAACCGGTCAAGGAGGTGGTCGGTGA
- a CDS encoding competence protein, whose product MKGLLARLATAWRNLPQSTKLLLAGLLLVSAVAIWYVGFYLPAQVPMEVQPTPGQPQVPSQGAEAPKAIEAPPIPPLAETPPPGQMAKLSPEASPSQAAPKAGEPILTPALPIPKTQQEAPLPNPFVPLVVEAPPSPPVPSPAPAPRPTPVPPGAPVRVTQGTPLPTPSVQAPPRPLPGSQGALPAPKVLTPAFQVETPKAQVETPPLLTPPAGLVEAPLPRAPQTPEGGKTEPAPSPTASPKTPLQALVEEKGIKLAGTLLGPVSVAILETKEGYLVLPVGSLLPGSEAVLRRIESDRVVLALKDESLEIALEKMQAGGGQ is encoded by the coding sequence GTGAAAGGTCTTCTAGCGCGCCTGGCCACGGCTTGGCGCAACCTACCCCAGTCCACCAAGCTCCTCCTGGCGGGCCTTCTCCTGGTGAGCGCCGTGGCGATTTGGTATGTGGGTTTCTACCTCCCGGCCCAGGTGCCCATGGAGGTGCAACCCACCCCCGGCCAACCTCAGGTGCCCAGCCAGGGAGCGGAAGCCCCCAAGGCCATAGAAGCTCCACCCATCCCACCCCTCGCCGAAACCCCTCCACCGGGTCAAATGGCGAAGCTTAGCCCCGAGGCTTCTCCTTCCCAGGCCGCCCCTAAGGCAGGCGAGCCCATCTTGACCCCAGCCTTGCCCATCCCCAAAACCCAACAAGAGGCCCCCCTTCCAAACCCCTTTGTGCCCCTGGTGGTGGAAGCCCCACCTTCTCCCCCCGTGCCCTCCCCTGCCCCGGCACCTAGGCCCACTCCCGTACCCCCAGGGGCCCCAGTCCGGGTAACCCAGGGAACACCCCTGCCCACCCCCAGCGTTCAAGCTCCACCCCGGCCTCTCCCGGGAAGCCAGGGAGCCCTGCCCGCTCCCAAGGTGCTTACCCCCGCTTTCCAGGTGGAAACCCCCAAAGCCCAGGTGGAAACCCCACCTCTCCTCACCCCACCCGCTGGCCTCGTGGAGGCTCCTTTACCCAGGGCACCCCAAACCCCAGAGGGGGGAAAGACCGAGCCTGCGCCTTCCCCCACCGCTTCCCCCAAAACCCCCTTGCAAGCCCTGGTGGAGGAGAAAGGCATCAAGCTGGCGGGTACGCTTTTGGGCCCGGTGAGCGTGGCTATCTTGGAAACCAAGGAAGGGTACCTGGTACTGCCCGTGGGCAGCCTTCTTCCAGGTAGCGAAGCAGTCCTCCGCCGCATAGAAAGCGACCGGGTGGTGCTGGCCTTGAAGGATGAAAGCTTGGAGATTGCTTTAGAAAAGATGCAAGCAGGAGGTGGTCAGTGA
- a CDS encoding secretin N-terminal domain-containing protein, whose amino-acid sequence MKLMIPGLLILGMGALAGSLPQEPRFDAKVDLKVSESQVRAGFTLPLDVVLEALARSVGLQPLIYRAYDASGDPAKAQPPLPNIKLDFQGKPFREVWDLLFATYGTQFNLDYLLLPPDVVVVAPTQVITALVDAPSRTGAMERKPYLVAIPEIAYRRTETDAQGQARTVVNIDGAKGWVQNDLLPFLSREASGLSVNWIVVEEGGKLRALLSVLATPEQHVRFSDILQRAGIDFRPLPALTLPKPKVERSYILTHTTFPEVLSFLQTQVPNAQVAVVPTDPKRALITATEEDHARIAELLKVADVPKPTPVVRRVYTLQNLTFQEAQERLKPVLERELKGARLEGVPGNPKALLLEATEADQAFFAEVLKAADVPPQVAPPTQEAMVRRLYPLRFADAEKVAPFLAREVPGIVVQTVPGQPVLSVRGTEKQLSEVENLLAQIDRAPEQGPPVFQRSYQLSNAKAADLAKVLQEALQARQAQAPQGQVQPQAPVRQATVVADERTNTLIVTGTQEDLSLVEGLIPRLDQAVPQVNLRVRIQEVQSNFTRNLGLKWNTIAGGNVAASVLDSGLSLIFDSTRSLAALNILATLEALQRQGLSRALRDVNQTVLNNQTARLQSGETFLIRRINPSTGAVERVPFDIGLIVEVTPQITADGQILLNIKAEVSGNVQRNPVDGDVDRFTKQVVTTTLRVRDGQTVVLGGLTSQENNQVQQGVPLLMDIPLIGELFKQRTQETTDRELLVVITADILKETASR is encoded by the coding sequence ATGAAACTTATGATCCCCGGCCTTTTGATCCTGGGCATGGGGGCTCTGGCGGGAAGCCTTCCCCAGGAACCCCGCTTTGACGCCAAGGTGGACCTGAAGGTATCCGAAAGCCAGGTGCGGGCCGGGTTTACCCTGCCCCTGGACGTGGTCCTGGAAGCCCTGGCCCGGAGCGTGGGCCTTCAGCCCCTTATCTACCGGGCCTACGATGCCTCCGGCGACCCAGCCAAGGCCCAGCCCCCTTTACCCAACATCAAGCTGGACTTCCAGGGCAAACCCTTCCGGGAGGTCTGGGACCTCCTCTTCGCCACTTACGGCACCCAGTTCAACCTGGACTACCTCCTCCTGCCTCCCGACGTGGTGGTGGTGGCCCCCACCCAGGTGATCACCGCCTTGGTAGACGCTCCAAGCCGCACCGGGGCCATGGAGCGGAAGCCCTACCTGGTGGCCATCCCCGAGATCGCCTACCGGCGCACGGAAACCGACGCCCAGGGCCAAGCCCGCACCGTGGTGAACATAGACGGGGCCAAGGGCTGGGTGCAAAACGATCTCCTGCCCTTCCTTTCCCGGGAAGCCAGCGGGCTTAGCGTGAACTGGATTGTCGTAGAGGAAGGGGGCAAACTCAGGGCCCTACTCTCTGTCCTGGCCACCCCAGAACAGCACGTTCGCTTCTCGGACATCCTTCAGCGGGCTGGGATTGACTTCCGCCCCCTACCCGCCCTCACCTTACCCAAACCAAAGGTGGAGCGGAGCTATATCCTCACCCACACCACCTTCCCCGAGGTGCTTTCCTTTCTGCAAACCCAGGTTCCGAACGCCCAGGTGGCCGTGGTTCCCACCGACCCCAAACGGGCCCTCATCACCGCCACCGAGGAGGACCACGCCCGCATCGCCGAACTCCTAAAGGTGGCCGATGTGCCCAAGCCCACCCCCGTGGTGCGCCGGGTCTACACCTTGCAAAACCTCACCTTCCAGGAAGCCCAGGAAAGGCTTAAACCCGTCCTGGAAAGGGAGTTGAAAGGGGCCCGCCTGGAAGGTGTCCCGGGTAACCCCAAAGCCCTTCTTCTGGAGGCTACCGAAGCCGACCAGGCCTTCTTCGCCGAGGTCCTCAAGGCTGCCGATGTGCCTCCCCAGGTGGCCCCGCCCACCCAGGAGGCCATGGTGCGCAGGCTCTACCCCTTGCGCTTCGCCGATGCTGAAAAGGTAGCTCCCTTCCTGGCCCGGGAGGTGCCGGGAATTGTGGTGCAGACGGTGCCCGGGCAACCCGTCCTCTCCGTGCGGGGAACGGAGAAACAGCTTTCGGAAGTAGAGAACCTCCTGGCCCAGATCGACCGGGCTCCCGAGCAGGGGCCACCTGTCTTCCAGCGCTCCTACCAGCTCTCCAACGCCAAAGCCGCCGACCTGGCCAAGGTGCTCCAGGAGGCCTTGCAAGCCCGGCAGGCCCAGGCTCCCCAGGGCCAGGTCCAGCCCCAAGCCCCCGTCCGCCAGGCCACGGTGGTGGCGGACGAGCGCACCAACACCCTGATCGTCACCGGTACCCAGGAGGACTTGAGCCTGGTGGAGGGCCTCATCCCCAGGCTGGACCAGGCGGTGCCCCAGGTGAACCTGAGGGTGCGGATCCAGGAGGTGCAGTCCAACTTCACCCGCAACCTGGGCCTCAAGTGGAACACCATCGCCGGGGGGAACGTGGCGGCCAGCGTCCTGGATTCGGGGCTTTCCCTCATCTTCGACAGCACCCGTAGCCTTGCCGCCCTGAACATCCTGGCCACCCTCGAGGCCCTCCAGCGCCAGGGCCTTTCCCGAGCCCTTAGGGATGTGAACCAAACCGTGCTCAACAACCAGACTGCCCGCCTCCAGTCCGGGGAAACCTTCCTCATCCGGCGCATCAACCCCTCCACCGGGGCGGTGGAGCGGGTGCCCTTCGACATCGGCCTCATCGTGGAGGTGACCCCCCAGATCACCGCCGACGGGCAGATCCTCCTCAACATCAAGGCGGAGGTTTCCGGCAACGTCCAGCGCAACCCCGTGGACGGGGACGTGGACCGCTTCACCAAGCAGGTGGTGACCACCACCCTGAGGGTGCGGGACGGCCAGACCGTGGTCCTGGGGGGCCTCACCTCCCAGGAAAACAACCAGGTGCAACAGGGAGTCCCCCTCCTCATGGACATCCCCTTGATCGGGGAACTCTTCAAACAACGCACCCAGGAAACTACCGACCGGGAGCTTCTGGTGGTCATCACCGCCGACATCTTGAAGGAAACCGCAAGCCGCTAA
- the aroC gene encoding chorismate synthase — translation MRFLTAGESHGPELLAIIEGLPAGIPLTEEDINPWLERRQKGYGRGRRMVIETDRVEFRAGVRAGRTTGAPVALAIRNADHRNWVEIMDPAPGNEPRKKALTAARPGHADLSGGIKYGHKDLRDVLERASARETAMRVAVGAVALKFLSLLGVEGTGYVPGMAGVWAQVPFSWDLVPRIEESPLRMTDPEAEAEVIRRIDRSKAEGDTLGGVIEARFRGLVPGLGSHVHWDRKLDGRLAQMALSIPAVKGMEIGPAFENAMKRGSEVHDPIYWGPEKGFYRTTNRAGGLEGGMTTGEELILRAALKPIATLMKPLPTVDVVTHEPKDAARERSDVTAVPAASVILCALSAIVLAQAYLEKFGGDTLEELQERVERYRARVQSY, via the coding sequence ATGAGGTTCCTGACCGCAGGCGAGTCCCATGGCCCCGAGCTTCTCGCCATCATTGAGGGCCTGCCCGCCGGTATCCCCCTCACCGAAGAGGACATCAACCCCTGGCTGGAACGGCGTCAGAAGGGCTATGGCCGGGGAAGGCGCATGGTCATCGAGACCGACCGGGTGGAGTTCCGCGCTGGCGTCAGAGCGGGGCGTACCACGGGAGCCCCGGTGGCCCTGGCCATCCGGAACGCCGACCACCGGAACTGGGTGGAGATCATGGACCCTGCCCCGGGGAACGAACCCCGTAAGAAGGCCCTCACCGCCGCCCGCCCCGGCCACGCCGACCTTTCGGGGGGCATCAAGTACGGCCACAAGGACCTAAGGGACGTGCTGGAACGGGCCAGCGCCCGGGAGACCGCCATGCGGGTGGCGGTGGGAGCGGTGGCCTTGAAGTTCTTGAGCCTTCTTGGAGTTGAGGGAACAGGGTACGTGCCGGGTATGGCGGGGGTGTGGGCCCAGGTTCCCTTCTCCTGGGACCTGGTACCCCGCATAGAGGAAAGCCCCTTGCGCATGACCGATCCTGAGGCCGAGGCCGAGGTTATCCGCCGCATAGACCGGTCCAAGGCGGAAGGGGACACCCTAGGCGGGGTGATCGAGGCCCGCTTCCGCGGCCTGGTGCCGGGCCTGGGAAGCCACGTGCACTGGGACCGCAAGCTGGATGGCCGTCTGGCCCAGATGGCCCTTTCCATTCCCGCGGTGAAGGGGATGGAAATCGGCCCCGCCTTTGAAAACGCCATGAAGCGGGGCTCGGAGGTTCACGACCCCATCTACTGGGGCCCGGAGAAGGGGTTCTACCGCACCACCAACCGGGCGGGAGGCCTCGAGGGGGGCATGACCACCGGGGAGGAACTCATCCTCCGGGCTGCCTTGAAGCCCATCGCCACCCTGATGAAACCCCTCCCCACCGTGGACGTGGTCACCCACGAGCCCAAAGATGCCGCCAGGGAGCGCTCCGACGTCACCGCTGTGCCCGCCGCCAGCGTGATCCTCTGCGCCCTTTCCGCCATCGTCCTGGCCCAGGCCTACCTGGAGAAGTTCGGGGGGGACACCCTCGAGGAGCTCCAGGAGCGGGTGGAGCGCTACCGGGCCCGGGTCCAAAGCTATTAG
- a CDS encoding shikimate kinase, with amino-acid sequence MTRLEIPRPATFISLTGFMGVGKSRIGRELARALMLHFIDLDRYIERRTGLSIPDIFRHLGEEAFRQMEREAVQELLGKEYLVLSLGGGTFMDPENRKKLLARGPVVALWASPETILERAIRKPGERPLLQVENPLERIRTLLEARTPIYREAHVHVSTDNRKVEEVVEEIVEKLWSYAKANRP; translated from the coding sequence ATGACCCGCTTGGAGATTCCCCGCCCCGCCACCTTCATCAGCCTCACCGGCTTCATGGGGGTGGGGAAAAGCCGCATCGGTCGGGAGCTGGCCCGCGCTCTTATGCTCCACTTCATCGACCTAGACCGCTATATAGAAAGGCGCACAGGGTTATCCATCCCCGATATCTTCCGCCACCTGGGGGAAGAAGCCTTCCGGCAGATGGAGCGGGAGGCGGTGCAGGAGCTTCTCGGCAAGGAGTACCTGGTTCTATCCTTGGGCGGGGGCACCTTCATGGACCCGGAAAACCGCAAGAAGCTTCTGGCCAGGGGCCCGGTGGTGGCCCTCTGGGCCAGCCCGGAAACCATCCTGGAACGAGCCATCCGCAAGCCCGGGGAAAGGCCCCTTTTGCAGGTGGAAAATCCCCTGGAGAGGATAAGGACCCTTCTCGAGGCCCGCACCCCCATCTACCGGGAGGCCCACGTGCACGTTTCCACCGACAACCGGAAGGTGGAGGAGGTGGTGGAGGAGATCGTGGAGAAGCTTTGGAGCTATGCGAAGGCTAACCGTCCGTAA
- a CDS encoding 3-dehydroquinate synthase, with protein MRRLTVRNPVSYPILIGEGVLEEVRTPEGPSALLYDQRVEGFALKLAEHLGVQHQLGLQGGEGAKTLAAYGRVLSFLAEKGLPRNTTLLVMGGGTLTDLGGFVAATYLRGIPYLSFPTTTLSVVDASVGGKTGINLPEGKNLVGAFHFPQGVYAELKALRTLPPFTFKEGLVEAFKHGIISGEEGLLEVEGLTPESPRLEAYLTQAVAVKVRITEQDPTEKGERRLLNLGHTLGHALEAYTHHALPHGAAVAYGLLYATLLGKLLRGEDLTPLILRLLKWLSPPSLPRVSWEDLLPYLLRDKKKVSESLHWVVPLGLGILTVKPLPEATLREAFGRWREVLEGLALFKG; from the coding sequence ATGCGAAGGCTAACCGTCCGTAATCCTGTTTCCTACCCCATATTGATCGGAGAAGGCGTGCTCGAGGAGGTCCGAACCCCCGAAGGTCCTTCGGCCCTTCTTTACGACCAGCGGGTGGAAGGTTTCGCCCTGAAGCTGGCAGAGCACCTTGGGGTTCAACACCAGCTGGGTCTGCAAGGGGGCGAGGGAGCCAAGACCCTGGCCGCTTACGGCCGGGTCCTCTCCTTCCTGGCGGAGAAGGGCCTACCCCGGAACACCACCTTGCTGGTGATGGGGGGAGGGACCCTCACCGACCTGGGGGGGTTTGTGGCCGCCACCTACCTCCGGGGAATCCCCTACCTCTCCTTCCCCACCACCACCTTAAGCGTGGTGGACGCCAGCGTGGGGGGCAAGACCGGCATCAACCTCCCGGAGGGGAAAAACCTGGTGGGAGCCTTCCACTTTCCCCAAGGGGTGTACGCGGAGCTAAAGGCCCTCAGAACCCTCCCTCCCTTCACCTTCAAAGAGGGCCTGGTGGAAGCCTTCAAGCACGGGATCATCTCCGGGGAGGAGGGGCTTTTAGAGGTGGAGGGCCTCACGCCGGAAAGCCCCCGCCTCGAGGCCTATCTGACCCAGGCGGTGGCGGTGAAGGTGAGGATCACCGAGCAGGATCCTACGGAAAAGGGGGAAAGGAGGCTATTAAACCTGGGCCACACCCTGGGGCACGCCCTGGAGGCCTACACCCACCACGCCCTGCCCCACGGGGCAGCGGTGGCCTACGGTCTCCTCTACGCCACCCTCCTGGGCAAACTCTTGAGGGGGGAGGACCTCACCCCCCTGATCCTCCGCCTCCTAAAGTGGCTTTCTCCCCCTTCCCTCCCCCGGGTTTCCTGGGAGGACCTCCTCCCCTACCTCCTCCGGGACAAAAAGAAAGTTTCCGAAAGCCTCCACTGGGTGGTGCCCCTGGGCCTGGGGATCCTCACGGTAAAGCCCCTTCCGGAAGCAACCCTAAGGGAGGCCTTCGGCCGTTGGCGGGAGGTCCTCGAGGGGCTTGCCCTTTTTAAAGGTTGA
- the acpS gene encoding holo-ACP synthase, whose product MIQAIGTDLVDIRRVRRLLQKHGEKALKRLFTEEELTYALRHQDPAPSLAARIAAKEAFQKCWPENLSWKEVWVGMEGRKPVLRFAPKVRARLEAENLFAHLSLSHEKNHALAVVILEAREPGAG is encoded by the coding sequence ATGATTCAAGCCATCGGTACCGACTTGGTAGACATCCGCCGGGTGCGAAGGCTCCTCCAAAAGCACGGGGAAAAGGCCCTCAAAAGGCTTTTCACCGAGGAGGAGTTAACCTACGCCCTCCGCCACCAGGACCCTGCCCCAAGCCTCGCCGCCCGGATCGCCGCCAAGGAAGCCTTCCAGAAATGCTGGCCCGAAAACCTTTCCTGGAAGGAAGTCTGGGTGGGGATGGAGGGGAGGAAGCCGGTCTTGCGCTTTGCCCCAAAGGTAAGGGCCCGCCTCGAGGCGGAAAACCTTTTCGCCCACCTCTCCCTAAGTCACGAGAAAAACCACGCCCTGGCGGTGGTGATCCTGGAAGCTAGGGAACCAGGCGCAGGATAA
- a CDS encoding DUF4870 domain-containing protein has translation MEQPTPLTDADRTWAAVAHLAPLVGYFILIGQILLPVVILLWGPKSAFVQVHAKESLNGQISYTLYGLALLLLAMTVVGLVVAVPLAFALVVLVLWNMIQGALAAGRGGTYAYVLILRLVP, from the coding sequence ATGGAACAACCCACCCCTTTGACGGATGCGGACCGGACCTGGGCGGCGGTGGCCCACCTGGCTCCCCTAGTGGGGTACTTCATCCTTATAGGTCAGATCCTTCTGCCCGTGGTCATCCTGCTTTGGGGTCCGAAAAGCGCTTTCGTCCAGGTCCACGCCAAGGAGTCCTTAAACGGCCAGATCAGCTATACCCTCTACGGCTTGGCCCTCCTTCTTCTGGCGATGACCGTGGTGGGGTTGGTGGTGGCGGTTCCCCTGGCGTTTGCCTTGGTGGTCCTGGTCCTTTGGAACATGATCCAGGGAGCCCTGGCAGCCGGCAGGGGAGGGACCTATGCCTATGTCCTTATCCTGCGCCTGGTTCCCTAG
- a CDS encoding 1-acyl-sn-glycerol-3-phosphate acyltransferase — protein MRTFAGLVLRGLGWRYHMPPSPSKKYVLIGAPHTTNWDFFVGILALWALGIRARWLGKKELFRPPLGWLLKLLGGIPVDRSRRNNLVDSVAEVFQREEEMAILITPEGTRGKAPYWRSGFYYMALKARVPIALGYVDFRKKEVGIGGYLWPTGNIKQDFEVIRAFYQDKVGLRPERQGPIRIREEVA, from the coding sequence ATGCGCACGTTCGCGGGCCTGGTGCTTCGGGGGCTGGGCTGGCGGTACCACATGCCCCCTTCCCCCAGTAAGAAGTACGTGCTCATCGGAGCTCCTCACACCACAAACTGGGACTTTTTTGTGGGTATTCTGGCCCTTTGGGCCTTGGGCATTCGGGCGCGGTGGTTGGGGAAAAAAGAGCTTTTCCGGCCCCCCTTGGGCTGGCTCTTAAAATTGCTTGGGGGTATCCCTGTGGATCGCTCCCGCCGGAACAACCTGGTGGACAGCGTGGCGGAGGTTTTCCAGCGGGAGGAGGAGATGGCCATCCTCATCACCCCGGAGGGTACTCGGGGGAAGGCACCGTACTGGCGGAGCGGCTTTTACTACATGGCCCTGAAGGCTCGGGTGCCCATTGCCCTCGGCTACGTGGACTTCCGCAAAAAGGAGGTGGGGATCGGGGGTTACCTCTGGCCTACCGGAAACATCAAGCAGGATTTTGAGGTCATCCGGGCCTTTTACCAGGATAAGGTGGGTCTGAGGCCCGAGAGGCAAGGTCCCATCCGCATCCGCGAGGAGGTGGCCTAG
- the der gene encoding ribosome biogenesis GTPase Der, producing MHKVVIVGRPNVGKSSLFNRLLGKRSAVVADVPGVTRDLKEGVVETDRGRFLLVDTGGLWSGDRWERKIQEKVDRALEDAEVVLFAVDGRSELTQADHEVAEYLRKKGKPVILVATKVDDPKHEHYLGPLYALGFGDPIPTSSEHARGLEDLLEAIWKKLPVRHIESEPEVVAIKLALVGRPNAGKSSLLNAILGEERVIVSEEPGTTRDAIDVHFTFRGQPFVLVDTAGIRKRPETLVEELAIRRSLKAIEEADVALLVVDPFQVGDRELKLANHALEAGKPVLLVVTKWDLVGKEEAPKVRRALKEKLAHLEHLPRVHTSAFTRQNLDKILSEAVRLFELNHTRIPTAELNRWLSVWTAKVQLPNFKGKPLKIFYATQPEVAPPTFIFFVNHPEFVTRAFENYLKNRIGEDLSLKEVPFRLVFRGRREEG from the coding sequence ATGCACAAGGTCGTGATCGTGGGCAGGCCCAACGTGGGCAAATCCAGCCTCTTCAACCGCCTCCTGGGGAAAAGGAGCGCGGTGGTGGCCGACGTGCCCGGGGTCACCCGCGACCTCAAGGAGGGCGTGGTGGAAACGGACCGGGGGCGCTTCCTCCTGGTGGACACCGGAGGGCTCTGGTCCGGAGATAGGTGGGAGCGGAAGATCCAGGAGAAGGTGGACCGGGCCTTGGAGGACGCCGAGGTGGTCCTCTTCGCCGTGGACGGCCGCTCGGAGCTCACCCAGGCGGACCATGAGGTGGCGGAGTACCTGCGGAAGAAGGGAAAGCCCGTGATCCTGGTGGCCACCAAGGTGGACGATCCCAAGCACGAGCACTACCTAGGCCCCCTCTACGCCCTGGGTTTCGGCGATCCCATCCCCACCTCCAGTGAGCATGCAAGAGGCCTCGAGGACCTCCTGGAGGCCATCTGGAAGAAGCTCCCCGTACGCCACATTGAGTCCGAGCCCGAGGTGGTGGCCATCAAGCTGGCTCTCGTGGGGCGGCCCAACGCCGGGAAGAGCAGCCTCCTGAACGCCATCCTGGGGGAGGAACGGGTCATCGTGTCGGAGGAGCCCGGCACCACCCGGGATGCCATCGACGTGCACTTCACCTTCCGCGGCCAACCCTTCGTCCTGGTGGACACCGCCGGCATCCGCAAGCGCCCGGAAACCCTGGTGGAGGAGCTGGCCATCAGGCGGAGCCTTAAAGCGATAGAGGAAGCCGACGTGGCTCTTCTGGTCGTAGACCCGTTCCAGGTGGGGGACCGGGAGCTCAAGCTGGCCAACCACGCCCTGGAAGCGGGCAAGCCCGTGCTCCTCGTGGTCACCAAATGGGACCTGGTGGGGAAGGAGGAAGCCCCCAAGGTGCGGCGGGCGCTTAAGGAAAAGCTCGCCCACCTGGAGCATCTTCCCCGGGTGCACACCTCGGCCTTCACCCGGCAGAACCTGGATAAGATCCTCAGCGAGGCGGTGCGCCTATTCGAGCTCAACCACACCCGCATCCCCACCGCCGAACTCAACCGCTGGCTTTCCGTGTGGACGGCGAAGGTGCAGCTTCCCAACTTCAAGGGCAAACCCTTGAAGATCTTCTACGCCACCCAGCCCGAAGTGGCCCCACCCACCTTCATCTTCTTCGTAAACCATCCGGAGTTCGTAACCCGGGCCTTTGAGAACTACCTGAAAAACCGCATCGGCGAGGACCTGAGCCTTAAGGAAGTGCCCTTCCGCCTGGTCTTCCGCGGGCGCAGGGAGGAGGGCTAA
- a CDS encoding SIR2 family NAD-dependent protein deacylase: MERLEEARERLRAAQRVAVLTGAGISKPSGIPTFRDAEGLWKEFNPLDYATPEAYARNPQRVWGWYAWRIAKVREARPNPAHRALARLEQEVLARGGAFLLVTQNVDGLHALAGSRNLVELHGNILRARCEACRHRFLLPDPFTPPPFCPLCGHRARPDVVWFGEFLPEGAWEKAEKAFAEADVALVVGTSAEVEPAASLGRIAFTGGAYLIEVNPEPTSLTPLAHLSLRMGAVEGLQALGYGESGTHPSASG; the protein is encoded by the coding sequence ATGGAGCGCCTAGAGGAGGCGAGGGAAAGGCTAAGGGCCGCCCAGAGGGTAGCGGTCCTGACGGGGGCGGGCATTTCCAAGCCCTCGGGGATTCCCACCTTCCGCGATGCCGAGGGGCTTTGGAAGGAGTTTAACCCCCTGGACTACGCCACCCCGGAGGCCTATGCCAGAAACCCGCAAAGGGTTTGGGGGTGGTACGCCTGGCGCATCGCCAAGGTGCGGGAGGCCCGGCCCAACCCGGCCCACCGGGCCCTGGCGCGCTTGGAGCAGGAGGTCTTGGCCAGGGGAGGGGCCTTCCTCCTGGTCACCCAGAACGTGGACGGCCTCCACGCCCTGGCGGGAAGCCGGAACCTGGTGGAGCTCCACGGAAACATCCTGCGGGCCCGCTGTGAGGCGTGCAGGCATCGCTTCTTGCTCCCCGACCCTTTCACCCCTCCGCCCTTCTGTCCCCTTTGTGGGCATAGGGCCCGGCCTGACGTGGTCTGGTTTGGGGAATTCTTACCTGAGGGAGCCTGGGAGAAGGCGGAAAAGGCCTTTGCCGAGGCGGATGTGGCCCTGGTGGTGGGCACCAGCGCTGAGGTGGAACCCGCGGCCTCCCTGGGGCGCATTGCCTTCACAGGCGGGGCTTACCTGATTGAGGTCAATCCCGAACCCACCTCCCTTACCCCCTTGGCCCACCTCTCCTTGCGGATGGGGGCGGTGGAGGGCTTGCAGGCGCTGGGATATGGGGAGAGCGGAACGCATCCTTCGGCTTCTGGCTGA